The Streptomyces sp. NBC_00569 genomic sequence GCTTGCCGTACAGCTTCGGCAGCGGCTCACCATCGGTGATCCAGTTGAGCCAGTCCCGCTCCGCCTCGGCGAGATGCCGGAGGAGGCCGAGCAGCGACATCGTCGACGGCGGCACCGACCGGCGGGCGAGCTGCTCCGGGTTAAGGCCCTCGCACTTCATCCGAAGGGTCAGGCGGTAGTCCGTCAGGAACGTCTGGAGTGTGGCCAGTTCGCCCTCCGCGCTGACGCCTTCGCTGCTGCGGGGGTCGTCGTCCGGGTCGGCCCACATGTCGGGGTAGACGCTCGCCTGGCTCCATCGTGCGGGTTGGTCAGTCATACGTCGCATGGTTGTCGGCGGGGGCCGGGGGCGCCACTGATTTGCCGAGCTAGTCCTTGTCCTCGTAACTCTGGAACCAGTGGGTGTCGTAATAGCGGGCGACCGAGTGAGGGTGCGAACGCTCAGTGAGCATGCGGAAGATGAACTCGGCGGCCGTGCCGTCGAAGCGGGTCCAGGAATCCGGGATGTCCTCCGACGCCAGGACGGGCCAGCGGTCGGGGTCGTCGCCCTCGGTGAGCCAGTAGAACTGGTCCGCCTGCTCGGAGGACCCCCACTCCAGGAGTCCGCCGGGCGCCGGATGGATGCCGTACGGCTCCCACAGGCTCGTGCCCGAGTGGGCCGCGAACCCGGCCAGGTACTCCGCGTGCTCCACGAGGTCCATGCCGAGGACGTCGGACTCGGGCAAGTAGAGGGTGAGGAAGCCGTCGAAGGCGCCGTATCCGAAGATCTCGGCGAGCTGCTTGAAGTCCGTGGGCAGCCGGGTGCCGAGCCGCGCCTCCACCGCATCCCAGTCGACCGTACGGGCCGCACCGGCCCACCCGGTCACGGCCACGACCCGCTCCACCCACGTGGCGTCGGCCGGCAGCCCCGCCACGACAGGCGCGGTCCGCTCGGCGACAAGGACGACGTGCTGAACGTCGCCGCCCACCCGGACCGTCCCGGCCCCTATCCACGAACCGGCGTGCGCCCAGGCCCGCATGTCGATCACTTCGGCGCCGAAGGGCGCGAGCAGGGGCAGCCCGGTCGTGGCGTCCGCGGTGGGATCGGCGAAGCCGCGCAGGGCGAGACTGCGGGACGCCCCGTACCGGCCGCTGATCCCGTCGACCACGCCGGCGAGGTCGAGTTCATCGGACAGGGCGACGCACACGTGCCCTGCGCCGTGCCCCTCCTCGCGGCACTTCAACGGCTCCGGGTCGCCGCCGACCAGCCGCGTGACGGCGTCGACCAGTTCG encodes the following:
- a CDS encoding DinB family protein, with the protein product MTDQPARWSQASVYPDMWADPDDDPRSSEGVSAEGELATLQTFLTDYRLTLRMKCEGLNPEQLARRSVPPSTMSLLGLLRHLAEAERDWLNWITDGEPLPKLYGKRDGDFDGAVAEQAVVDAAYADLEREQAATDAALAGHADLGERLGKVEIPVRELLVHRVEEYARHCGHADLLRECIDGRVGQ
- a CDS encoding SMI1/KNR4 family protein, which translates into the protein MERDELVDAVTRLVGGDPEPLKCREEGHGAGHVCVALSDELDLAGVVDGISGRYGASRSLALRGFADPTADATTGLPLLAPFGAEVIDMRAWAHAGSWIGAGTVRVGGDVQHVVLVAERTAPVVAGLPADATWVERVVAVTGWAGAARTVDWDAVEARLGTRLPTDFKQLAEIFGYGAFDGFLTLYLPESDVLGMDLVEHAEYLAGFAAHSGTSLWEPYGIHPAPGGLLEWGSSEQADQFYWLTEGDDPDRWPVLASEDIPDSWTRFDGTAAEFIFRMLTERSHPHSVARYYDTHWFQSYEDKD